In the genome of Desulfuromonas sp. DDH964, one region contains:
- a CDS encoding YheU family protein — MTGREADHPAEEGVEIPYQRLNPETLRSLIQEFVSRDGADWGEVGGALEEKVAQVLQQLRLGKIRVVFDLTTQTANIVVPGTAGRRRS; from the coding sequence ATGACCGGGCGTGAAGCGGACCATCCCGCCGAAGAGGGGGTCGAAATTCCCTACCAGCGGCTCAACCCCGAGACCCTGCGCAGCCTGATCCAGGAATTCGTGAGCCGGGACGGTGCCGATTGGGGGGAGGTGGGCGGCGCGCTGGAGGAGAAGGTCGCGCAGGTGCTGCAGCAGCTGCGCCTCGGCAAGATCCGGGTTGTCTTTGATCTCACCACCCAGACGGCGAATATCGTCGTCCCCGGGACCGCGGGGCGGCGCCGGTCATGA